Part of the Sulfuricella denitrificans skB26 genome is shown below.
ACCAGCGGCGTTTCTCCGCAATACAGAAATACGTCGCGCAGCAGCGCGCGCGAATGGTGCTTCAACGCAACCATGTGTCGCTCGGATGGCATGGCCACGCCGTGCTGCTGCTGCACATGACGCACACTAAAGGCGGCGCAGCGCATCCGGATGCGCCGGGTGAGAGAGCCACGGTCAAGCAGCCAGGGGCGGTAGCGGGTGCAGCTTTCCGACAAACGGTTTTGCCACAAGGATTGCAAGTTCGGGTTCCTCTTAAATTCGGTGAGGGGTGAGGCGATAGGGGTGAGGCATTAAATTTGCGACGGTGTGATTTTTGACTTTCCGCCTCACCCCTCACCCATTACGCCAGATTATACCTTCAAGTATTGTTCTGCACCCGCCAGCCAGCGTTGCAAATGGCGTTCCGCCACCTCCGGCTGTTCAGCGATGATTTTTTCGGCGATGCGACGGGCAGCTTCGAGCAAGCCCTGATCCTGCTCGATATCGGCGATATGTAGCAGTGGCACACCGCTTTGACGCGCACCGAGGAATTCGCCGGGGCCGCGCAGCAGCAGGTCCTGGCGCGCGATTTCGAAACCGTCGCTGTTTTCGTAGATGATCTTCAGCCGGGCACGCGCTGTTTCCGACAGGGGTGTCTGGTAAAGCAGGATGCAGGCACTTTTTGCCGCGCCCCGACCGACTCGCCCGCGCAACTGGTGAAGTTGGGAAAGCCCGAAGCGTTCGGCGTGCTCGATCACCATCAGCGAGGCATTGGGCACGTCCACCCCGACCTCGATCACCGTGGTGGCGACCAGAAGCTGAATTTCCCCTGCCTTGAAGGCCGCCATGGTGGCCGCCTTGTCGCGCGCGTGCAATCGGCCGTGCACCAGCCCTACTTTCAGTTCCGGGAAAGTGGCGGTCAGGGTTTCGAAAGTCTCTACGGCGGTCTTGAGCTGAAGGGTTTCCGACTCCTCGATCAGAGGGCAGACCCAGTAGGCTTGGCGGCCAGAGAGGCAGGCCTCGCGGACTCGCGCCACCACTTCGTCGCGGCGGCGGTCGCTGACTAGTTTGGTGACCACCGGTGTGCGCCCCGGCGGCAGTTCATCTATCACCGAAACGTCGAGGTCGGCGTAGTAGCTCATCGACAGGGTGCGCGGGATCGGGGTGGCACTCATCATCAGTTGGTGCGGTTGCGCACCTTTTTGCCGCAACGCAAGGCGCTGGTGCACACCGAAGCGATGCTGCTCGTCGATGATGGCCAGACCGAGATTGCGGAATACAACCTGTTCCTGAAACAGGGCATGGGTGCCGATCGCGAGTTGGGCTTCCCCTTCGGCGACCGCTGTGAGTGCAGCCTGCTTTTCCTTTTTCGGCAGACTTGCCGCCAGCCAGACGACGCGCAGGCCGAGCGGTCCCAGCCAGGCGGAGAGCTTCTGGTAATGCTGTTCGGCAAGGATTTCGGTGGGGGCCATGATCGCCGCCTGAAATCCGTTTTCAATCGCCTGCAAAGCCGCCAGCGCCGCGACGATGGTTTTGCCGCTGCCGACGTCGCCCTGTAGCAGTCGCTGCATCGGGTGGGGCTTGGTCAGGTCGCTGGCGATCTCCGTCATGACGTGCTGCTGGGCGCGGGTGAGCGGGAATGGCAGCGCCGCCAGCAGGGCGCGGGTAAGCCGTTGCCGGGGCGGCATCGGGGCGGCAGACTGCGCGCGCCGCCGCCGGTAATGCTGATGCATGGAAAGCTGCTGAGCCAGCAGTTCGTCGAATTTTAGCCGCTGCCAGGAAGGGTGGGTGCGTTCGGCCAGCAGCTCGATCGGCGCGTCAGGTGGGGGTTGGTGCAGATAAGCGATACTTTCCGCAAAGGCGGGCAAACCCAGTGGCTGCAGTACATCGTGGGGCAGAGTGTCGGCCAGGTCGCATTTGGCGAGGGATGCCTGCACTAGTTTGCGCAAGGAGGCTTGTCCCAGACCGGCAGTGGTGGGGTAGATCGGCGTCAGCGCCTCGGCGACTGGCGCATTTTCGTCCACCATGCGGTACTGCGGATGCACCATTTCCATGCCGAAGAATCCGTGGCGCATTTCTCCGAACAGGCGCACGCGTTTGCCCGGGGCAAGTTGCTTGATCTGGCTGGGATAAAAATTCAGGAAACGCAGCGTCATCATGCCGCTGTCATCCTCAACCCGGCATACCAGGGTACGGCGCGGTCGGTACTGGACGGTGGTGTCGATGATCTCGCCTTCGACCTGGATGGCTTGCCCCAGCGATGCATTGGCTATGGAGTGGATGCGGGTTTCGTCCTGGTAACGTAGCGGCAGGTGCAGCAGCAGGTCGTGTGCAGTATGCAGGCCGAGTTTGGCAAGCTTGGTTTGCAGAGCCGGCGGAAAGGGCGAAGCGGATGCTTCATTTTTCGGCTTTTTGCTTGCGGCAGTTGTCATCCGGGCAATTGTACCCGAGGGTATGGCTTTCGGTCAGGAGTTGGCGTGGAAGCGGTATGAATTTCCTCCTGTCTTGGCACGATACATGGCCTCGTCGGCATATTTCAT
Proteins encoded:
- the recG gene encoding ATP-dependent DNA helicase RecG: MTTAASKKPKNEASASPFPPALQTKLAKLGLHTAHDLLLHLPLRYQDETRIHSIANASLGQAIQVEGEIIDTTVQYRPRRTLVCRVEDDSGMMTLRFLNFYPSQIKQLAPGKRVRLFGEMRHGFFGMEMVHPQYRMVDENAPVAEALTPIYPTTAGLGQASLRKLVQASLAKCDLADTLPHDVLQPLGLPAFAESIAYLHQPPPDAPIELLAERTHPSWQRLKFDELLAQQLSMHQHYRRRRAQSAAPMPPRQRLTRALLAALPFPLTRAQQHVMTEIASDLTKPHPMQRLLQGDVGSGKTIVAALAALQAIENGFQAAIMAPTEILAEQHYQKLSAWLGPLGLRVVWLAASLPKKEKQAALTAVAEGEAQLAIGTHALFQEQVVFRNLGLAIIDEQHRFGVHQRLALRQKGAQPHQLMMSATPIPRTLSMSYYADLDVSVIDELPPGRTPVVTKLVSDRRRDEVVARVREACLSGRQAYWVCPLIEESETLQLKTAVETFETLTATFPELKVGLVHGRLHARDKAATMAAFKAGEIQLLVATTVIEVGVDVPNASLMVIEHAERFGLSQLHQLRGRVGRGAAKSACILLYQTPLSETARARLKIIYENSDGFEIARQDLLLRGPGEFLGARQSGVPLLHIADIEQDQGLLEAARRIAEKIIAEQPEVAERHLQRWLAGAEQYLKV